A stretch of DNA from Enterococcus gilvus ATCC BAA-350:
CAATGAATCCATTACCATAACATCACAGGTTCCGTTGAGAACATCATTGCCTCGCATGATCGCACCGCCTTCGCTGCGGCTGGAATCTGCAAAATGAATTGGATAGCCGTTTTCTGCCAAACGTTTCAACACGATCTCCGCTTGGCGAGCGCCATCAAGGTTCAATAGACCGACTGTCGGCGCTGCAATACCGCAAGCCTTGGCTGTAATGATGCCATATAACGCATTCAGCACCAGTGCTTCCACGCGTGTTAACGCAGATGTTCCAGTCGTTGTCGCAAGGTACATCTGTCTGCCTTTTGCAGGCGTGATGACTCTGCCAACAGTAGACACCCCAATAGGGAAAGGATAATGCATCGTGACTCCTGCATCCGCAAGTCCTTTTGTTAACAGCTCCTCGAGCCTCTGATGGCCTTCCTCTGCATCAGAAACCAAAACCGTCTCAATCCCTGAATAGTCTACGGTTTTCGTCCCGATTACTTTTATCGAAATCCCTTTGTCTGCGGCCATTTTTGCCGCTTCAATCAGCTCAGACTCATCGTGTTCGCTTCCTAGAGCAGTTAAGGCGACTGTTGAAGTAGTTTTTCGCCCCGTTTCCAAGGTGTCCGCAAGCTCTTGAAACACCTTTGCAATGAGTTGATCGGTTTCTTTTCCTGCCATAAACTATTCCTCAAGCTTTCCAGCAAGATGATTGGCAAAATCTCGTAAAGATCCCGCGATCATTTGCTTGATTTGATCTTCAGAAATTGTTTCTTCTTGTTTGCCGCTATTTTTTTGCATGACAAAAGAGATCCCATCAAACAAATTTGTCATTCTCCCTAGGAAAAGACTCCCTTTCCCGACAAACATTGCTCGATTGATACCATCTGCTAACATATTCTCTCTTGCAAAACCTAAATAAGGTATCCCTGAAGGAATGTGTCCTTGCGTTGGTGCCCATCCGACCATACCGTGCTGTTTCACGAAATCTGGCAGCTCCGCTTTTTGGATTTGTCCCTTCATTACTGCCAATGCGCCGATCATTTTATAATTTGCTTCCGGCACGTTCCCAGCCCCCGCCGGTTTCGTAATATCTGGATTTTGCATCTCTACAGAATATTTATCGATATCTGTTAGTTTTAATCCAGCGTTTTCCAAAGGGATACTCGTCAATGACGAAATCACCTTCTGAGGTGACGCTCCTGTTCCAACCGTGTGCCGCCCAACGATGTCGATATTCAATTCTGGATTGATCCCATCGTTTTTAGAGATCAATACCGCAAAGCTTGCCACACAATCTTCTAAAATCGGCAGACCTTTGTTCAAATGATCTTTTCCGTTCATGCCAAGCTTGGCAGTTGATCCGCCAGCAGCAACGATAACATTTTTGAAAACACCGGATTTAACCAAGGAAGCTGCTTGGATCAGTGCATGCGTAGGTCCAGCACAAAAACCACGGACATCGCTGCCTGTCGCGTTTTCCAGGCCTGCCATTTCCGCTGCTGCTTTTGCAAAATTCCCGCCGCCTCGTTGGTTCATATCTCCGCAGGCTTCTTCTGAACATTCCAATACATACTCGATCTCATTTTTATCAACGCCCGTCTGTTCTAGCAAATGTAAAATTGCAATCGTACAAGAGGCTTTTGAGACTAAGTTCTCAAAAATGACATGCGCAAATAAGGTATCATCTAAATTATGAGCGGCTTTGACACAACCAACCGTGTCTCCATTAAAATAGATTGGTTCCGCCTTTTCATTCTTGATGAACCCGTCAATATCTTCCTTCGTTACTTTTTCCGAAAGCTTTTCTAAGATTTGTTCATCCAATAAAGGATGCTTGTCCAATTTACTTTTTATTGATTGACTAAAACGATCTTCTAACTTAACCAAGTCAAAGACATCGACATATTTCATCATGCCGATAAACTCCTCTTCAGGCATGATTTCGCCGAATTTTCCTTGTCGTTTGTTTTCAGCTTTTTTATCATACCAAGGGGTCTCGAATTCTTCGAGTTCTTCTGGTGTCATATTGCCAATATAGACTTGGTTTGGTGGATAGGATACACAAGTGTCATAGTCCCGCAAGTGTTCGCTTATGTTTTTTAAGTATTCTGAATCAGGATCAATTTTTCTTTGAAGTGTTTGAGTAGTACCATTGTGTACTACCATATCTGGGGTATGGGCAAGAAAATAGCTCGATCCTTTCAATACGCTATACAATAGAAACATCCTTTCTTTTCACAATTTTGGAATGATACTGAACAAGTCAATGTCCAGTATCATAAAAAGCTGCACATCAAACTTATTCACCTATTTGACTTCGAATGGAAGCCATTTCGTCAACGATATCGTCAACATCTAGTACCATTTCCATCATGCCAACTTGTTCCTCGTACAGCTCAGAGTCGATCGTTTCTTTCATTTCTGGTTCAACGATATGATATACGTCAAGTCCTAACTGGACTCCCGCTAATGGACCGGCATACGTAGGGTCTCCTAAGGTTACAGTTTCGGCTGCTAATCCAGCAGCTTCACCTTCTGCCGCACCAAGAACAACAACAATATTCTCAGCACCAAATTCCTCTGTAAATTCCTTTACCCTCTTTTGATTTTCCAGATCCATTGCGCCCGCGGCCGTTCAGACAAAGCATTCTGTAGATGAGAATACGACATCTGCGCCTAGTGGTGTCACACATTCTTCAATGGCTTGACCAGGAACGCCGTCTCTGTCGCCGAGGATGATAACTTTTTTGTCTTTCAGCAACATAATGATTCCTCCTTGTTTTTTATATTATTTAATCGGTGTGACCCGTTAAATATACTTTTGAATCATTGCTTCTACACTTTCTGGTGTCGCATCGTCTTTTACCAGTTCTTCAACTTTTTTTCCATCCTGATATATGGCGATCGCCGGGATACCCAGAATTTTTTGCCCGATCGCTACCCTTCTCGCTTTCGCAGTATCCAGCTTTGCGAAGGGCATCTTATCGCTGTATTTCGCATCCAGCGCCTCGATACTCGGCATCAAAGCCTGACAGGGTTCACAGGTTTCTGAAAAGAAATCCACGAGCATCGTCCCTTCACTTTGCACTACTTCTGTTTCAAAATTCTTTTTGTCTAAAACTTTCATTGGTTCATTACCCCTTACCCTTATGATGTAGCTGTCTCTCCTGATAAAAGACAGCTCAGATGGTTCCTTCAAGAAAAATTTTAGTGATGCAGATACTTCTCGATTGCGACGGCTGCTGTGGCCCCATCACCACTAGCGGTCACCACTTGGCGAACATTCTTCACACGCACATCGCCTGCTGCGTATACGCCAGGAACATTTGTTGCCATTTTTTCATCGGTTTTAATATAGCCGTTCTCCATGTCAATCATGTTTTCAAAGAGTTTCGATTGGGGTAAATAGCCAATAAAACTGAAAACACCGATCAACCCGTCTTCTTCGTCAGCGTCAAAACGAGTGGTCTCATTGGTTTGGGTATTGCGGATCGTAATAGACTCGACGATCCCATCCCCATCTAAACGTTCCACGATCGAATGATAAATGTAGTGAATCTTGTCATTGGCCATCACTTGCTCGATCGCGATCGCGTCTGCTGTTAGTTCCGCCAAGTTTTGGATAATCGTTACTTTTCGAGCAAATGTGGCTAAGAAAAGTGCTTCTTCTACGGCCGAATTTCCCCCACCGATAACAAATACCTCCATATCTTCGAAAAAGGCAGCGTCGCATGTCGCACAATAAGAAAGACCTTTGCCCATAAACTCCTTTTCATTCTCGCAACCGATCGGACGGGGAAATGCTCCTGAAGCAATAATGACCGAACGGCCATGGTATTCTTCCTTTTTCCCTTTAAGAACCTTTACTTCGCTGGAAAGCTCAACATCAACAATCGTTTCTGCTGCTCTCTCAACACCAAAAGAGGCTACCCGCTCAGACATACGCTGAATCAGCGAACGCCCTGATTCTTCTTCGAGACTTCCTGGGTAGTTCTCGATCTCGGAAGTCAAAATAATCTGTCCGCCATCCTTTCCTTTTTCGATCAATAACGTTTTTAACCTTGCTCGACCAGCATAAATAGCTGCTGACAAGCCCGCTGGTCCTGCACCGATGATGATAACGTCATACACTTGCATACCTATCCCCCATTCTTTTTTATAACCTACGATGAACATTCATCGTGATTTACGAAATGACTCTTTTTCTGCTCCTTTGTAAAAAACGTAGACTCTCTATTGAGAGAATTTCATCGCATTATAATTGTGAAATAAAAAACTTACTATGTGCAGCACGTATGCTCGATTTATCGTTATGTATTTATCCGATTAACGTCGATTGTCGACAAACGACTATTTGTACAAAAACTATTCTATCAGTATTGGAAGCGCTAATCAATGTATTTTTAATCCAAATTTTTCGTTATTTATTTGGTAGGAATGACGATTTATTTTATTGTCTTATTGTCTATTTTTTATTTAGAAACTCAATTTTGTTACACAATTCACTTTTATCTCATTCTTTGAATAGTCCTCTTATCTTCCTAAATCGACATTTCAATAGGAATAATTGTTCGTTCTCAATTTGTTTTTTTAACTGACTAAAAAAATTGAAAATCTTCTTTCACAACTGTTTTTTTATTTTCAATAAAAAAAAGCCAGAGGATTTTACTCTGGCTTTTAACACGTATAAAAGTAAGATTTACCCAAAAGCTTGTTCCGTTCTTGAGATGATTTCGTCTTGAAGTGCTTTCTCTAAATTATTGAAATAGTCGCTATAACCCGCTACACGTACAATCAAGTTTTCGTATTCTTTTGGATGCTTTTGTGCTTTTAACAAGGTGTCCCGATCAATCACGTTGAATTGGATATGGTGCCCATCCAAGGCAAAATAACTGCGGACAAGTGACGCCATATTGGTGATTCCTGCTTCTCCTGCTACCACACTTGGCGTGAACTTCTGATTCAACAGTGCGCCGCCAGTTTTTGTCTGATCGATTTTAGAGGCAGACTTAATGACCGCTGTCGGCCCATTGCGATCGGCGCCCTTTTCAGGAGAAATACCGTCTGGTAATGGGATTCCTTTGTGACGGCCATTTGGCGAAGCTTCCATCACTTGACCAAAGTACACGTGACACGTCGTTGGTAAAAATTCCACCACGGTTTTAGAGCCTTTTGGTGTCGGGCGACCCGCGATCACTTCTTGCAGAGAGGCTGCGACATCTCGCAGTAAGGTATCCGCGTACTCGTCGTCATTGCCGTATTTTGGTGTGTCATTGTACACTCTGTCGTAGATTTCCTCGTAATTCTCAAAATCTGCTTCACAGGCGTCCAATAATTCCTGCATCGTCATCGTTTTTTCTTCAAAGACATTGTGCTTCATCGCAGCCAGCGAATCGGTGATCGTTGCGATCCCAACACACTGGATGTAGCTAGTGTTATACCGGGCACCGCCTGCATTGTAGTCTTTGCCGACTTTGATACAGTCATCCGACATAACGGAAAGCAGCGGTACGGGCATGAATTCCATATACATCCGTTCGATCAGGTTATTCCCAGCCACCTTCACGTCCACTACGTATTGCAACTCCTGATGGAAGGCGTCAAATACTTCCTCATAGGTGGTCATTTTGGTGAAGTCTCCTACGTCGATTCCCACCTGCTTGTCTGTATAATGGTCGTAGCCTCGATTCATCGCCAATTCAAAGACTTTCGGAATGTTTAAATAACCTGTTAATACATAAGCTTCCTTTCCTGCCACCCCAACTTCGACACAGCCTGAACAGATCCCGCTTTCTCTGGCATCGTCCACCGTTTTCCCTAGATAACTTAATTCTGCTAAAACGGCTTCCGAATTATACATAGCTGGCTGCCCCCAGCCCTTGCGAGAGACTTTTAAGGCTTCCCGCAAGAATTTTTCCGGTGATTTGCGAGAAATCTGTACATTTGAGCTTGGCTGCAGCAGCTTCATTTCATCCATTACCTCTAAGATCAAATAACTCACATCACTCACGCCGCTGGTTCCATCTGGACGCAACGCACCCGTATTTAAATTACAGAAATCTGTATATGTGCCGCTTTCTTTCAGTGTGATCCCGACTTTTGGCGGTGCCGGCTGATTATTGAATTGAATCCATAAATTCTCTAATAATTCCCGCGCTTCTTCTCGCGTCAACCGCCCTTCCTCAATATCTTTTTCATAGAAGGGTTCTAAATGCTGATCCAATTTCCCTGGCGAATAAGCATCCCAGTTGTTCATCTCCACCGTCACGCCAATGTGGGTGAACCAATACATCTGGATCGCTTGGCGGAAGGTTTGCGGCGCGTGTTCCGGTACCACATCGCAGACTTCTGCTAAATCCAGCAGTTCTTGTTTCCACTGCGGATCAGTCTCTTTTTCAGCTAGGTCTCGACATTGCTGCGCGTAGCGTTTTCCATAAATGATCATGCCCTCGCAGACCAGCTTCATGCCTTCCAACTCTTCCCGTTTGTTCAACGCCTCCATGTCCTTGTTGTAATCTAGATTGTCAATTTCTTGCTGGATATCTGCTTTGAAATCCGCAAAGCCCTTTTGATACATTTTTCCATCGGCTACCGTATGTCCTGGCCCACGCTGCATCAAAAATTCGGTGTATAATCCTGCATCAAACAACAAATGCCACTCTTCCGGCAGCAGACGATTCATTCGGGTCATCATCGCACGATCGTGCCAATAAGGAATGATGACTTCTTCTTGAATGCGACGATCTTCTTCACTTACACGGAAAAAGACTTTCTCACGATTGTTCATGTTTTCAAAGTCTTCTAAGGTGTGACAGCACAGTTCTGGGAACGTCGGAGCCGCCCACGGCTTATCGCCTTTTTCTCCTAAAACTAAAGACCCTTTTTCAATATAATTCGTCCGATTTTCCATAATGTACTTGAAGGCTTTCCCTCGTAATACAGGCGCGGAAACTTTGCCCTCCCATTTTTTATAGGCTTCCGTCAATAGGACTGCCCGTTCCATAGAAATACTCGGTGTACATTCCTTGTCGCTGATTTCCCGCAATCGTTTGATCCGTTCCGTGCTTCCTCTTCTCGTTGGTTCCAGTGTTAATTCCGCCATTAATTTTCCTCCTGTCCCATTTTTATGAATGACTGATAAAAACTATTTCCTCTGACGTTTAGGCTTTATGTTACAACTTAGCCGCCAATCGTCGCTTGATACCCTGCGTCTTGATAAACCTTTTGAAGTGCAGCGACTTTATCATCCGATGGTTTGACAAAATTTTGCGTGCATACTCGTTTTAACCGCTCATACTTGTCTCGGCCAAAATCATGATACGGAAGCAGCGAGATTTCACTCACATGAATTTTTTCGCTTGCCAGCCAATCAATAATCTCCTTGGCATCGACTTCATCGGCATTGATTTCCTCTAATAGGATCAGTCGCAAGTTGATCTCCGCTTGTTGTTCAGATAAAAATCGCAAGTTCTCCAGAACCAACTGATTGCCTACACCTGTATACAACTGATGGTTATGTGAATCTATGAACTTTAGATCATATAAAAATAAATCCGTATACGGCAGAATCCTGCGGTAATTTTCCGTTGGCGCTACCCCACACGTATCGATCGTCACAGTGATTCCCAAACGCTGACACTCCTGCGCCAAAGCCACGACATAATCCATATCTTGGGCCATGACCTCACCACCAGAAAACGTTACACCGCCACCGGATTGATCATAAAAAATTTGGTCAGATTGAATCTTTTTCACTAATTCTCGTAATGAATACTCTTTCCCGATTCGTTCCTCTTTCCCATATTTGTTTACCATGATCTCTGGTCCAAACATTTGGCTTTCAGGATTGTGACACCATTCACATCTAATAGGACACCCTTTGAAAAAAATCGTCGTACGTATGCCCGGCCCATCATGGGTCGAAAACTTCTGAATATTAAAAATCGTCGGCTTTTTCACGTGCTTCCCTCCCACCTTTTATTATAAAGTCTCACCACAACAGTTGCAAGCGCTTTATTCATAATAGTGAATTATTAACGATTGTTTTTCTGTATTTTTTCATTTAAATGATGCTTGTGTGCTTTTTAGGTATACTTACTATACATCCTCAATTTTCTTACTATATCAAAAAAATTCTTTAGTTCGCTATTCGATTCCCCCATTCATTTGGTAAAATGAATCGACGGAACGTTTTTTAAAACGAACGAGAATATAGGAGCATACATATGACTATTGGTGAAAAAGTTAAGAATTTGCGCAACGAGCGCGGAATGACCCTCAAACAACTTTCTGAAGCTACAGGCTTATCAACGGGATTTCTATCCCAATTTGAACGCGGAATCACCACCATCGCAGTCGAACATTTGGCAACGATCGCGGCGTTATTCAAAGTAAAAATCAATTACTTTTTTGAAGAAGAAGCTGTGGTCGAACCCATTATTCGCGGCTATGATCAGCCTGTGATCCACAAGTTGAATAATATGATCTACAAACAACTGAGTCGCACGCCACAGGACAAAAAAATCGCACCAAAAATGATCGAGATCATGCCTCATGAAAAACGAGAGCTTCCAACGACCTACCCGCATCATGGAGAGGAATTTGTCTATGTATTAGAAGGGATTCTAACGTTAGTGATCGAAGAGGCGACGTACCAGCTATACCCAGGTGACTCCGCCCATTATTTTTCAACCGTCAACCACAATTGGGACAATCAAACCAATAATATCGTTAAATTCATCGTGGTCCATTACCCAAATGATTATTAAAAAAACGTTCGATCACTGATGATCGAACGCTTTTTTTAGTTAGAAACGCAAATTCCGAAATTCATATCTCTGATGAAGATCGCTTGAGAATCTAACGTTTCTTATAATACGCCTACTTTTTGACGCGTATTTTCTGTTTCAATATAAGAAGTATCTTCCTCTCCATGCTATATAT
This window harbors:
- the trxA gene encoding thioredoxin TrxA; the encoded protein is MKVLDKKNFETEVVQSEGTMLVDFFSETCEPCQALMPSIEALDAKYSDKMPFAKLDTAKARRVAIGQKILGIPAIAIYQDGKKVEELVKDDATPESVEAMIQKYI
- a CDS encoding helix-turn-helix domain-containing protein; translated protein: MTIGEKVKNLRNERGMTLKQLSEATGLSTGFLSQFERGITTIAVEHLATIAALFKVKINYFFEEEAVVEPIIRGYDQPVIHKLNNMIYKQLSRTPQDKKIAPKMIEIMPHEKRELPTTYPHHGEEFVYVLEGILTLVIEEATYQLYPGDSAHYFSTVNHNWDNQTNNIVKFIVVHYPNDY
- the grdC gene encoding glycine/sarcosine/betaine reductase complex component C subunit beta → MYSVLKGSSYFLAHTPDMVVHNGTTQTLQRKIDPDSEYLKNISEHLRDYDTCVSYPPNQVYIGNMTPEELEEFETPWYDKKAENKRQGKFGEIMPEEEFIGMMKYVDVFDLVKLEDRFSQSIKSKLDKHPLLDEQILEKLSEKVTKEDIDGFIKNEKAEPIYFNGDTVGCVKAAHNLDDTLFAHVIFENLVSKASCTIAILHLLEQTGVDKNEIEYVLECSEEACGDMNQRGGGNFAKAAAEMAGLENATGSDVRGFCAGPTHALIQAASLVKSGVFKNVIVAAGGSTAKLGMNGKDHLNKGLPILEDCVASFAVLISKNDGINPELNIDIVGRHTVGTGASPQKVISSLTSIPLENAGLKLTDIDKYSVEMQNPDITKPAGAGNVPEANYKMIGALAVMKGQIQKAELPDFVKQHGMVGWAPTQGHIPSGIPYLGFARENMLADGINRAMFVGKGSLFLGRMTNLFDGISFVMQKNSGKQEETISEDQIKQMIAGSLRDFANHLAGKLEE
- the hypD gene encoding trans-4-hydroxy-L-proline dehydratase, encoding MAELTLEPTRRGSTERIKRLREISDKECTPSISMERAVLLTEAYKKWEGKVSAPVLRGKAFKYIMENRTNYIEKGSLVLGEKGDKPWAAPTFPELCCHTLEDFENMNNREKVFFRVSEEDRRIQEEVIIPYWHDRAMMTRMNRLLPEEWHLLFDAGLYTEFLMQRGPGHTVADGKMYQKGFADFKADIQQEIDNLDYNKDMEALNKREELEGMKLVCEGMIIYGKRYAQQCRDLAEKETDPQWKQELLDLAEVCDVVPEHAPQTFRQAIQMYWFTHIGVTVEMNNWDAYSPGKLDQHLEPFYEKDIEEGRLTREEARELLENLWIQFNNQPAPPKVGITLKESGTYTDFCNLNTGALRPDGTSGVSDVSYLILEVMDEMKLLQPSSNVQISRKSPEKFLREALKVSRKGWGQPAMYNSEAVLAELSYLGKTVDDARESGICSGCVEVGVAGKEAYVLTGYLNIPKVFELAMNRGYDHYTDKQVGIDVGDFTKMTTYEEVFDAFHQELQYVVDVKVAGNNLIERMYMEFMPVPLLSVMSDDCIKVGKDYNAGGARYNTSYIQCVGIATITDSLAAMKHNVFEEKTMTMQELLDACEADFENYEEIYDRVYNDTPKYGNDDEYADTLLRDVAASLQEVIAGRPTPKGSKTVVEFLPTTCHVYFGQVMEASPNGRHKGIPLPDGISPEKGADRNGPTAVIKSASKIDQTKTGGALLNQKFTPSVVAGEAGITNMASLVRSYFALDGHHIQFNVIDRDTLLKAQKHPKEYENLIVRVAGYSDYFNNLEKALQDEIISRTEQAFG
- the grdD gene encoding glycine/sarcosine/betaine reductase complex component C subunit alpha codes for the protein MAGKETDQLIAKVFQELADTLETGRKTTSTVALTALGSEHDESELIEAAKMAADKGISIKVIGTKTVDYSGIETVLVSDAEEGHQRLEELLTKGLADAGVTMHYPFPIGVSTVGRVITPAKGRQMYLATTTGTSALTRVEALVLNALYGIITAKACGIAAPTVGLLNLDGARQAEIVLKRLAENGYPIHFADSSRSEGGAIMRGNDVLNGTCDVMVMDSLTGNVLQKIFSSYTTGGNYESLGFGYGPGVGKGMDKLIMIVSRASGAPVVRGAIEFADELVRGNFKKIQESEFIKLEQASLSKLLKEAQPQKESLQEEAVPPEKEIVTEEIHGVEILDLEEAVQHLWKKNIYAESGMGCTGPVVMIAEKNLSEAKIFLAEAGYIGK
- the trxB gene encoding thioredoxin-disulfide reductase: MQVYDVIIIGAGPAGLSAAIYAGRARLKTLLIEKGKDGGQIILTSEIENYPGSLEEESGRSLIQRMSERVASFGVERAAETIVDVELSSEVKVLKGKKEEYHGRSVIIASGAFPRPIGCENEKEFMGKGLSYCATCDAAFFEDMEVFVIGGGNSAVEEALFLATFARKVTIIQNLAELTADAIAIEQVMANDKIHYIYHSIVERLDGDGIVESITIRNTQTNETTRFDADEEDGLIGVFSFIGYLPQSKLFENMIDMENGYIKTDEKMATNVPGVYAAGDVRVKNVRQVVTASGDGATAAVAIEKYLHH
- a CDS encoding radical SAM protein; this translates as MKKPTIFNIQKFSTHDGPGIRTTIFFKGCPIRCEWCHNPESQMFGPEIMVNKYGKEERIGKEYSLRELVKKIQSDQIFYDQSGGGVTFSGGEVMAQDMDYVVALAQECQRLGITVTIDTCGVAPTENYRRILPYTDLFLYDLKFIDSHNHQLYTGVGNQLVLENLRFLSEQQAEINLRLILLEEINADEVDAKEIIDWLASEKIHVSEISLLPYHDFGRDKYERLKRVCTQNFVKPSDDKVAALQKVYQDAGYQATIGG
- the grdA gene encoding glycine/sarcosine/betaine reductase complex selenoprotein A produces the protein MLLKDKKVIILGDRDGVPGQAIEECVTPLGADVVFSSTECFVUTAAGAMDLENQKRVKEFTEEFGAENIVVVLGAAEGEAAGLAAETVTLGDPTYAGPLAGVQLGLDVYHIVEPEMKETIDSELYEEQVGMMEMVLDVDDIVDEMASIRSQIGE